Part of the Bacteroidales bacterium genome is shown below.
TTTTGACATAATGACACATTTTTTCTGAATGTGCCCTATTGAACTGCCTTAATTACATCTGCAGGGGATTGAATTGAGTCTCTAAATTCCTGAATTGAATCTTCAAATGGGTTTGTCAAACGTATTTAAAAATTGTATTTTTGTGTGTAGGCTAAACCAAGTATAATTAAAACCAATAAGCTATGTCCAAAACTAAATTATTATTCGTATCGCTCCTGGTATTAGGCGTAACAGTGGTAAAAGCACAAACCGATAATGGGGTTGTGCGGATGGATGAATTCCGGAATCCCACGAAGCGGGAAATTATCAATATCCCGGATGTTAACGGGTATCAAACGTTGAAATGTGATTTTCATACGCATACCGTATTTTCCGACGGCCATGTATGGCCTAATGTAAGGGTTCAGGAGGCCTGGAAAGAAGGTTTGGATGTGCTTGCTATCACTGATCATATTGAGTATACGCCACATTCGGAAGACGTGGCTGTTGATCACAACAGATCCTACGAATTGGCAGAGGATATGGCGTCTGAACGCAATATTGTTTTTATTAAAGGAACAGAAATAACACGGAATACACCCCCGGGACATTTCAATGCGCTTTATATTGGTGATGCATCCGGATATATCGAAGACAATGACAGTGATAAAGACAAAAATGCTGTTTTAAAAGCTGCTAACCAGGATGCTTTTATTTTCTGGAACCACCCAGGGTGGAAAGTTAACCAGGTAGAGGGTTCTTACGAATGGATCGACTTCATTGATGAACTATATAATGAAGATAGGGTGCATGGAATAGAGGTTTTTAACGGTTTTTCTTTTTATAAAAATGCGCTTGACTGGTGTGTGGATAAGGATCTAACAGTAATGGGGACCTCAGATATTCATAACCTCGTAGAACATGACTATGATCTTGATAACGAACTCATTCGTCGCACCATGACATTGGTTTTTGCAGAAGAAAAAACGCCTGCTTCGGTAAGAGAAGCCCTGGAGGAAGGTCGGACTGTTGCCTGGGCAAGCAAATATCTCGCCGGAAAAGAGGAGCATGTAAGGGATTTATTTCATGCTTGTGTTGAAACAGGGGCCTACTATCCTTCCGGAGATGGCGGTAATGGAGAGGGTTCCAATTATTATGAGATCAGGAATAAAAGTGACTTATATTTTGAAATGGAACTGAAATCAGGTGACGCAACACAAAAGATCACCCTGCAGCCGGGTTCATCTCAGATTATTACTGCCAACGGAGACCAGGAGAGCCTGACTTACGAAGTGGTTAATGCATATGTTAGAAGCGATAAACATCTTATCGTGGATATCGGATTAAATTGATTAGACTCTTTAAGCAGCATCTGGTTTTATCGACTGGTTCTAATTATAAAATAACCATCGATCAGCAGAGTTAACCGGCGGATATTGAAATATTCGCCGGTTGATGTATAAGAACTAAGATTATTTTTTATTTCTCACATAGATGTGTTTGATCTGCGTATCTTCTACTGCTTTTTCATAAATGGTGAAATATTTGTTTAACGACTTGATTAATGGAGTAAGCTTGGAGAAACCATAATTACGGGGGTCAAAGTCCG
Proteins encoded:
- a CDS encoding histidinol-phosphatase; amino-acid sequence: MSKTKLLFVSLLVLGVTVVKAQTDNGVVRMDEFRNPTKREIINIPDVNGYQTLKCDFHTHTVFSDGHVWPNVRVQEAWKEGLDVLAITDHIEYTPHSEDVAVDHNRSYELAEDMASERNIVFIKGTEITRNTPPGHFNALYIGDASGYIEDNDSDKDKNAVLKAANQDAFIFWNHPGWKVNQVEGSYEWIDFIDELYNEDRVHGIEVFNGFSFYKNALDWCVDKDLTVMGTSDIHNLVEHDYDLDNELIRRTMTLVFAEEKTPASVREALEEGRTVAWASKYLAGKEEHVRDLFHACVETGAYYPSGDGGNGEGSNYYEIRNKSDLYFEMELKSGDATQKITLQPGSSQIITANGDQESLTYEVVNAYVRSDKHLIVDIGLN